A single window of Vibrio gazogenes DNA harbors:
- a CDS encoding adenosylcobinamide-GDP ribazoletransferase, which produces MLSRVTYQLELFLLSLSFFTRIPVPASVPYSTERMNQSGRYFSLVGLLLGLICYGVYSLCALVLPEHLSILLMMGCSLLLTGAFHEDGLTDMADGIGGGMTAERRLAIMKDSRIGTYGAAALIMALLVKYSVLSSLAMHVSMLQILLVGYGLSRAVAASLIYDMPYVSEIHTSKSKPLANRQTTRELGVLLFFGIIPCIGLDLSILLIIGSVSCLLRFALKQWLLRRIGGFTGDCLGGVQQITELAIYLIFATMMMPQATA; this is translated from the coding sequence ATGTTAAGTCGGGTCACGTATCAGCTTGAATTGTTTCTGCTGTCATTGAGCTTTTTCACTCGGATTCCTGTGCCAGCATCCGTACCTTATTCAACTGAACGGATGAATCAGTCCGGTCGCTATTTCTCGTTGGTTGGTTTGCTGCTCGGATTGATTTGCTATGGTGTTTACAGTCTCTGTGCTCTGGTACTGCCGGAACATCTGAGCATTCTACTGATGATGGGATGCAGTCTTCTGCTGACGGGGGCGTTTCACGAAGATGGCTTAACCGATATGGCTGATGGCATCGGTGGTGGCATGACCGCGGAGCGGCGTCTGGCCATTATGAAAGACAGCCGAATTGGGACTTATGGCGCAGCGGCGTTAATCATGGCCTTACTTGTGAAATATAGTGTGCTTTCTTCGCTGGCAATGCATGTTTCTATGTTACAGATTCTGTTAGTGGGCTATGGACTGAGCAGAGCCGTCGCCGCTTCGCTTATTTATGACATGCCTTATGTATCAGAGATTCACACCAGTAAGAGTAAGCCGTTGGCCAACCGTCAGACCACCCGAGAGTTAGGCGTCTTACTGTTTTTCGGTATAATTCCGTGTATCGGCTTGGATTTATCGATACTGTTGATCATCGGTTCGGTCAGTTGTCTATTACGATTTGCTTTAAAACAGTGGTTACTCCGTCGCATCGGTGGTTTTACGGGGGATTGTCTGGGTGGGGTTCAGCAGATCACAGAATTGGCGATTTATCTGATCTTTGCAACGATGATGATGCCTCAGGCAACGGCTTAA